The sequence GTTATATACATGATGTGGAAAGCGGAAATATAATAGATGAAGTTTTAGTAAGCTATATGAAATCACCTCACACATATACAAGGGAAGACATAGTTGAAATAAACTGCCATGGAGGGGCTGTTTCGGTAAAAAAAATACTTGAAGATGTTTTAAGATCGGGAGCAAGGCTCGCGGAACCCGGTGAATTTACAAAAAGGGCGTTTTTAAACGGGAGGATAGATCTGTCTCAGGCTGAGGCCGTGATAGATATAGTAAGAGCAAAAACAGATGAAAGCATGGATGCTGCGTTAAAACAGCTTGAAGGCAGTTTGTCTAAAAAACTTAAGCCGATTAAAGATGTTTTGCTGGATATTATGTCGCATATAGAAGCTTCGATTGACTTCCCTGAGGAGGATGTCGACGAAGTATTATATAAGGATTTAAAGGATAGCTGCATCGATTTGATGGGCAAATTAGATGAAATGATAATTACGGCAGATACAGGAAAGATAATAAGAGAAGGACTGAATACTGTAATCGTCGGAAAGCCTAATGTGGGCAAATCATCTCTTTTAAATGCCCTGCTCGAGGAAAACAGGGCTATCGTAACGGATATACCCGGAACCACAAGGGATATTATAGAGGATCATTTAAATATAAGGGGAATACCTGTCAATATAATTGATACCGCCGGCATAAGAGAAGCTAAAGATGAAGTGGAAAAAATAGGTGTACAAAAAACCAAGGAGTATTTTAAAAAGGCTGATCTTGTTATTTTTATACTGGATGGCAGCGACATACTGACGCATGAGGATATGGAGATCTTTAAACTTGTAAATGGTAGAAAATGTATTATACTCATAAACAAAACAGACCTTCCTCAAAAAATCGATATGAATGATGTCTTAAAATATTCCAGGGACAGTAAAATTCTGAAGGCATCGATAAAAAACGGCATCGGTATCAGCCGGCTAAAAGATATGATATATAATTATGTGTACGGCGGAAAAGTAAAGCAGAGTACGGATTTTATGATTACTAATGTAAGACATAAAGATTTGCTTACAAAAGCAAAGTTATCCTTAAAAAGCGCAGTTGATGCGGTAGATAAAAATATTCCTCTCGATTTGATATCCATCGATATAAATGATTGCTTGGGGGATATAGGGGAGATTACGGGAGAAAATATTTCGGACGATATTATAGACAGGATATTCAGCCGATTCTGCATTGGAAAGTAGGTTATGCATATGGTTTATGATGCAGGAAAATACGATGTTATTGTAATAGGAGCAGGGCATGCCGGATGCGAGGCCGCTCTTGCATGCGCAAGAATGGGATGCAAAACGCTGGTATGTACGATAAATTTAGACAGCATAGCGCTTATGCCGTGTAATCCCGCAATAGGGGGGACGGCAAAAGGGCATCTTGTAAGGGAAGTAGACGCGCTGGGCGGCGAAATGGGAGTCAATATAGATAAAACATTTATACAGTCAAGGATGTTGAATACGTCAAAGGGACCTGCCGTACATTCCTTGAGGGCCCAGGCGGATAAAAAGGCATATCAGTTTACAATGAAGCATACCCTTGAAAAACAGG comes from Clostridiales bacterium and encodes:
- the mnmE gene encoding tRNA uridine-5-carboxymethylaminomethyl(34) synthesis GTPase MnmE; this encodes MYDDTIAAISTPPGEGGIGIVRISGKESLNILERIFKSYRNKDIKSFKTYTLMYGYIHDVESGNIIDEVLVSYMKSPHTYTREDIVEINCHGGAVSVKKILEDVLRSGARLAEPGEFTKRAFLNGRIDLSQAEAVIDIVRAKTDESMDAALKQLEGSLSKKLKPIKDVLLDIMSHIEASIDFPEEDVDEVLYKDLKDSCIDLMGKLDEMIITADTGKIIREGLNTVIVGKPNVGKSSLLNALLEENRAIVTDIPGTTRDIIEDHLNIRGIPVNIIDTAGIREAKDEVEKIGVQKTKEYFKKADLVIFILDGSDILTHEDMEIFKLVNGRKCIILINKTDLPQKIDMNDVLKYSRDSKILKASIKNGIGISRLKDMIYNYVYGGKVKQSTDFMITNVRHKDLLTKAKLSLKSAVDAVDKNIPLDLISIDINDCLGDIGEITGENISDDIIDRIFSRFCIGK